One part of the Actinomyces howellii genome encodes these proteins:
- a CDS encoding succinate dehydrogenase cytochrome b subunit, whose protein sequence is MKRLMAWSGLFFLVFVLFHAYGNLHYFEGEIAYDHYAYFLRELLVPIVPHGGVLWILRVLLLACLLAHAGSAFHLWARNRRARGTDKYAVKKAGAEYFASRYAMRTMRWGGVILLLFIVWHILQFTTLSLTPGGQYVHGRAYMNMYYGFQLWWVYLIYAVALAALCLHVWHGVWSALQTLGATRGGTVPLVRLVAFVVAFGLFAAFMVVPTAILFGLTDAPMDAAEYAMRAAEAGIGSSH, encoded by the coding sequence ATGAAGCGCCTCATGGCCTGGTCGGGCCTCTTCTTCCTCGTCTTCGTCCTGTTCCACGCCTACGGCAACCTGCACTACTTCGAGGGCGAGATCGCCTACGACCACTACGCCTACTTCCTGCGTGAGCTGCTCGTGCCGATCGTTCCCCACGGCGGCGTGCTGTGGATCCTGCGGGTCCTGCTCCTGGCCTGCCTCCTGGCCCACGCCGGCAGCGCCTTCCACCTGTGGGCGCGCAACCGCCGGGCACGCGGCACCGACAAGTACGCCGTCAAGAAGGCCGGCGCGGAGTACTTCGCGTCCCGTTACGCGATGCGCACCATGCGCTGGGGAGGCGTGATCCTCCTGCTGTTCATCGTCTGGCACATCCTGCAGTTCACCACCTTGTCCCTGACGCCGGGAGGGCAGTACGTCCACGGCCGGGCCTACATGAACATGTACTACGGCTTCCAGCTGTGGTGGGTCTACCTCATCTACGCCGTCGCCCTGGCGGCCCTGTGCCTGCACGTGTGGCACGGCGTGTGGTCGGCCCTCCAGACGCTGGGGGCGACCCGCGGCGGCACCGTCCCCCTCGTGCGCCTGGTCGCCTTCGTCGTCGCCTTCGGCCTGTTCGCCGCCTTCATGGTCGTGCCCACCGCGATCCTCTTCGGGCTCACCGACGCGCCCATGGACGCGGCCGAGTACGCGATGAGGGCCGCCGAGGCCGGTATCGGATCTTCCCACTGA
- the tsaE gene encoding tRNA (adenosine(37)-N6)-threonylcarbamoyltransferase complex ATPase subunit type 1 TsaE gives MTSTPAGTVRVVTADADGTRALGGRLAALLRAGDLVMLSGGLGAGKTTLAQGVGAAMEVRGRVASPTFIIARVHPALGTGPDLVHVDAYRLGSLEEVDALDLDSSLEESVTLVEWGEDKVEALSDNRLEVLITRPHGGLAGGTAGTADLEHVDDGRREVTVTALGPRWAGVDLSVLRG, from the coding sequence ATGACCTCCACGCCCGCAGGCACGGTCCGCGTCGTGACAGCCGACGCCGACGGCACGCGCGCCCTCGGGGGGCGCCTGGCCGCCCTGCTGCGGGCGGGCGACCTCGTCATGCTCTCCGGCGGGCTGGGCGCAGGCAAGACGACCCTCGCGCAGGGCGTCGGTGCCGCGATGGAGGTCCGGGGCAGGGTCGCCTCCCCGACCTTCATCATCGCCCGGGTGCATCCCGCCCTGGGAACGGGGCCCGACCTCGTCCACGTCGACGCCTACCGCCTGGGCTCCCTCGAGGAGGTCGACGCCCTCGACCTCGACTCCTCCCTCGAGGAGTCCGTGACGCTGGTGGAGTGGGGCGAGGACAAGGTCGAGGCGCTGTCCGACAACCGCCTCGAGGTCCTCATCACCCGACCCCACGGGGGCCTGGCCGGGGGGACCGCCGGGACGGCCGACCTCGAGCACGTCGACGACGGCCGCCGGGAGGTGACGGTCACCGCGCTCGGGCCGCGCTGGGCAGGTGTCGACCTGTCGGTCCTGCGAGGATGA
- the alr gene encoding alanine racemase yields MSTCPDFTAATSRAVVDLDAIAHNAHVLSAVAGVPWMAVVKADAYGHGLMPVALTCLRAGATWLGVAQLGEALELRRMLDAAGLARPAEGPDGVPQPEAPRLMSWLAPVVDPQDAGEPGSPLRAALDADLDLSASTVEQLWALRAACRAHLEAGGAPGRVHLKVDTGMSRSGAVAQDQPALAEAAREAQDEGVLDVVGLWSHLSRADEPGCGSTEDHLARFLDAERVVLEAGLAPRVRHLAATGGLLWHPDTRLDLVRVGIGLYGLSPNPQVATGQALDLRPAMRLEAPLAQVKRIPAGQAVSYGGTWSAPTDRWVGLVPLGYGDGLPRAASGTGPVAVAGLRTTIVGRVCMDQVVVDLGPAVEVAGPRAGAPIPPPARAGDLAVLWGDPGADPTVPGVDDWARACGTINYEIVTRLGPRVPRCATGRFRETVTQE; encoded by the coding sequence GTGAGCACCTGTCCCGACTTCACCGCCGCCACCTCCCGGGCCGTGGTCGACCTCGACGCCATCGCCCACAACGCCCACGTCCTGTCGGCGGTCGCCGGGGTTCCGTGGATGGCCGTGGTCAAGGCCGACGCCTACGGGCACGGGCTGATGCCGGTGGCCCTGACCTGCTTGCGGGCCGGCGCGACCTGGCTCGGCGTGGCACAGCTGGGCGAGGCCCTCGAGCTGCGCAGGATGCTCGACGCCGCCGGCCTGGCCAGGCCGGCCGAGGGGCCCGACGGGGTCCCCCAGCCCGAGGCGCCCCGGCTCATGTCCTGGCTGGCCCCTGTCGTCGACCCGCAGGACGCGGGCGAGCCGGGCTCCCCCCTGCGCGCCGCCCTCGATGCCGACCTCGACCTGTCGGCCTCCACGGTCGAACAGCTGTGGGCCCTGCGCGCCGCCTGCCGTGCCCACCTTGAGGCCGGCGGGGCCCCGGGGAGGGTCCACCTCAAGGTGGACACCGGGATGTCTCGCTCGGGGGCCGTCGCGCAGGACCAGCCGGCCCTGGCCGAGGCGGCCCGGGAGGCACAGGACGAGGGGGTGCTCGACGTCGTCGGGCTGTGGAGCCACCTGTCGCGCGCCGACGAGCCGGGCTGCGGCTCCACCGAGGACCACCTCGCCCGCTTCCTCGACGCAGAGCGCGTCGTGCTCGAGGCCGGGCTGGCGCCCCGCGTGCGCCACCTGGCCGCCACGGGTGGGCTCTTGTGGCACCCCGACACGAGGCTCGACCTCGTGCGGGTCGGTATCGGCCTGTACGGGCTGTCCCCGAACCCGCAGGTCGCCACCGGCCAGGCGCTCGACCTGCGCCCGGCCATGCGCCTCGAGGCGCCCCTGGCTCAGGTCAAGCGGATCCCGGCCGGCCAGGCGGTGTCCTACGGCGGGACGTGGAGCGCCCCGACCGACCGCTGGGTGGGCCTCGTCCCGCTGGGCTACGGCGACGGCCTGCCCCGCGCCGCCTCGGGAACCGGACCGGTGGCGGTCGCAGGGCTGCGCACCACCATCGTGGGCCGGGTGTGCATGGACCAGGTCGTCGTCGACCTCGGCCCGGCCGTGGAGGTCGCCGGCCCTCGGGCCGGTGCACCGATCCCCCCACCCGCCCGGGCCGGGGACCTGGCGGTCCTGTGGGGTGACCCCGGGGCGGACCCGACGGTCCCCGGCGTCGATGACTGGGCGCGGGCCTGCGGCACGATCAACTACGAGATCGTCACGAGGCTGGGCCCCCGCGTGCCGCGCTGCGCCACCGGCCGCTTCCGTGAGACCGTCACCCAGGAGTGA
- the tsaB gene encoding tRNA (adenosine(37)-N6)-threonylcarbamoyltransferase complex dimerization subunit type 1 TsaB yields MRIVSIDSSLGTQLVVAEVHPAPTGLGLRVLARAAQEDPRRHAESLGPMLQAALTDPAVAGHDLDAVVAATGPAPFTGLRAGLVAARTLGRARTLPVHGVPSLDAVARAALDELAQEGADDAGATVLVATDARRSEVYTARYRAKGPDDVDRLSPFEVLDPARVLDGDPVDAVAGSGAALYDQIAQGRRVLAPVSGDARTQVRIAVSRLSQGLVLGTEPLYLRHADVQVPAGRQRLR; encoded by the coding sequence GTGCGCATCGTGTCCATCGACTCCTCCCTCGGCACCCAGCTCGTCGTCGCCGAGGTCCACCCCGCGCCGACCGGGCTGGGCCTGAGGGTCCTGGCCCGTGCCGCCCAGGAGGACCCCCGTCGGCACGCCGAGTCCCTCGGACCGATGCTCCAGGCCGCTCTCACCGACCCGGCCGTGGCCGGCCACGACCTCGACGCCGTCGTCGCCGCGACGGGGCCCGCCCCCTTCACGGGGCTGCGCGCCGGGCTGGTCGCCGCCCGGACCCTGGGGCGCGCCAGGACCCTGCCCGTCCACGGCGTCCCCAGCCTGGACGCCGTGGCACGAGCCGCCCTCGACGAGCTGGCCCAGGAGGGCGCTGACGACGCCGGTGCCACGGTGCTCGTGGCCACCGACGCCCGGCGCTCAGAGGTCTACACGGCCAGGTACCGGGCCAAGGGACCGGACGACGTCGACAGGCTCAGCCCCTTCGAGGTCCTCGACCCGGCCCGTGTCCTCGACGGGGACCCGGTTGACGCCGTCGCCGGATCAGGAGCCGCCCTCTACGACCAGATCGCGCAGGGACGCCGGGTCCTGGCACCGGTGTCGGGCGACGCCCGCACCCAGGTGCGGATCGCGGTCTCCCGCCTGTCCCAGGGTCTGGTCCTGGGCACCGAGCCCCTCTACCTGCGCCACGCCGACGTCCAGGTGCCGGCAGGACGCCAACGGCTCCGATGA
- a CDS encoding fumarate reductase/succinate dehydrogenase flavoprotein subunit, which yields MTELIDGLYTEGEKIADTKASHDVPIARRWEQRKFDAKLVNPANRRKLDIIVVGSGLAGGAAAASLGEQGYNVKVFFYQDSARRAHSIAAQGGINAAKNYRNDGDSVHRLFYDTVKGGDYRAREDNVYRLAEVSANIIDQCVAQGVPFAREYGGLLDNRSFGGVQVSRTFYARGQTGQQLLIGAYQALERQVHAGTVTEFRRHEMVELIVVDGRARGIVTRDMVSGEIETHLADAVVLATGGYGNVFFLSTNAMGCNATAVWRAYRKGAYFANPCYTQIHPTCIPQSGDFQSKLTLMSESLRNDGRIWVPKRAEDCDKDPREIPEEDRDYYLERIYPAFGNLVPRDIASRQAKNMCDEGRGVGPAIKERDAAGNERLMRRGVYLDFSEAIERLGVAAVSARYGNLFEMYQRITGDDPYEVPMRIYPAVHYTMGGLWVDYDLESNIPGLYVAGEANFSDHGANRLGASALMQGLADGYFVLPDTMNDYLADMLREGKVDPAAPEIEEARASVQDRIDRLMALRGTRSVDDFHMALGRIMWEYCGMERREEGLREAIVQIRALKEEFWRDARVTGEAMELNQALEKAGRLLDFFELAELMCIDALHRRESCGGHFRAESQTPEGEALRHDDEFLYVAAWEWGGEGQPPILHKEDLIYKDIELKQRSYK from the coding sequence ATGACTGAGCTCATCGACGGCCTGTACACCGAGGGCGAGAAGATCGCCGACACGAAGGCCTCCCACGACGTCCCGATCGCCCGGCGCTGGGAGCAGCGCAAGTTCGACGCCAAGCTGGTCAACCCCGCCAACCGGCGCAAGCTCGACATCATCGTCGTCGGCTCCGGCCTGGCCGGCGGGGCGGCGGCCGCCTCGCTGGGGGAGCAGGGCTACAACGTCAAGGTGTTCTTCTACCAGGACTCCGCCCGGCGCGCCCACTCCATCGCCGCCCAGGGCGGTATCAACGCCGCGAAGAACTACCGCAACGACGGCGACTCCGTCCACCGCCTCTTCTACGACACCGTCAAGGGAGGGGACTACCGCGCCCGGGAGGACAACGTCTACCGCCTGGCTGAGGTCAGCGCGAACATCATCGACCAGTGCGTCGCCCAGGGCGTGCCCTTCGCCCGGGAGTACGGGGGCCTGCTCGACAACCGCTCCTTCGGCGGCGTGCAGGTCTCACGTACCTTCTACGCCCGCGGCCAGACCGGCCAGCAGCTCCTCATCGGCGCCTACCAGGCCCTTGAGCGGCAGGTGCACGCCGGCACGGTCACCGAGTTCCGCCGCCACGAGATGGTCGAGCTCATCGTCGTCGACGGCCGCGCCCGGGGCATCGTGACCCGGGACATGGTCTCGGGGGAGATCGAGACCCACCTGGCCGACGCGGTCGTGCTGGCCACCGGCGGGTACGGCAACGTGTTCTTCCTGTCGACCAACGCGATGGGCTGCAACGCCACCGCCGTGTGGCGGGCCTACCGCAAGGGCGCCTACTTCGCCAACCCCTGCTACACCCAGATCCACCCCACGTGCATCCCGCAGTCGGGCGACTTCCAGTCCAAGCTCACCCTCATGAGCGAGTCGCTGCGCAACGACGGGCGCATCTGGGTGCCCAAGAGGGCGGAGGACTGCGACAAGGACCCGCGCGAGATCCCCGAGGAGGACCGCGACTACTACCTCGAGCGGATCTACCCCGCCTTCGGCAACCTCGTGCCCCGCGACATCGCCTCCCGTCAGGCCAAGAACATGTGCGACGAGGGCCGCGGCGTCGGCCCGGCCATCAAGGAGCGCGACGCCGCCGGCAACGAGCGGCTCATGCGGCGCGGGGTCTACCTCGACTTCTCCGAGGCCATCGAGCGCCTGGGTGTGGCCGCTGTCTCGGCCCGCTACGGCAACCTGTTCGAGATGTACCAGCGCATCACCGGGGACGACCCCTACGAGGTGCCGATGCGCATCTACCCCGCGGTCCACTACACGATGGGCGGGCTGTGGGTCGACTACGACCTGGAGTCCAACATCCCGGGCCTGTACGTCGCCGGGGAGGCGAACTTCTCCGACCACGGCGCCAACCGCCTCGGGGCCTCGGCGCTCATGCAGGGCCTGGCCGACGGCTACTTCGTCCTGCCTGACACGATGAACGACTACCTCGCCGACATGCTCCGCGAGGGCAAGGTCGACCCCGCCGCCCCCGAGATCGAGGAGGCGCGCGCCTCGGTCCAGGACCGCATCGACCGTCTCATGGCGCTGCGCGGCACCCGGTCGGTCGACGACTTCCACATGGCCCTGGGGCGGATCATGTGGGAGTACTGCGGCATGGAGCGCCGCGAGGAGGGGCTGCGCGAGGCGATCGTGCAGATCCGTGCCCTCAAGGAGGAGTTCTGGCGCGACGCCCGCGTGACCGGTGAGGCCATGGAGCTCAACCAGGCTCTGGAGAAGGCAGGGCGGCTGCTCGACTTCTTCGAGCTCGCCGAGCTCATGTGCATCGACGCCCTGCACCGCCGGGAGTCCTGCGGCGGGCACTTCCGTGCCGAGTCCCAGACCCCCGAGGGGGAGGCGCTGCGGCATGACGATGAGTTCCTCTACGTCGCCGCCTGGGAGTGGGGCGGGGAGGGGCAGCCCCCGATCCTCCACAAGGAGGACCTCATCTACAAGGACATCGAGCTCAAGCAGCGGAGTTACAAGTGA
- the rimI gene encoding ribosomal protein S18-alanine N-acetyltransferase, producing MTRRRARAPREPAGLPAGTVMRPMTGSDVETVVALERVLFPGEAWSRELIASEVAASCAQVPDRRYLVVERDSPQGPTLLGYSGLWFGDGKGDADLLSIATVLAARRQGIASAMLTELVSTAREAGCRAVLLEVRESNLAARSLYARHGFEPIGTRRRYYLAPLEDAVVMRLPLQPGAQPGPVGAEHL from the coding sequence ATGACACGACGCCGCGCCAGGGCCCCGCGGGAGCCTGCCGGACTGCCGGCGGGCACGGTCATGCGGCCCATGACCGGCTCCGACGTCGAGACGGTCGTCGCGCTCGAGCGCGTCCTGTTCCCCGGGGAGGCCTGGAGCCGGGAGCTCATCGCCTCCGAGGTCGCCGCCTCCTGCGCCCAGGTGCCCGACAGGCGCTACCTCGTCGTCGAGCGCGACAGCCCGCAGGGGCCGACCCTCCTGGGCTACAGCGGGCTGTGGTTCGGGGACGGCAAGGGCGACGCCGACCTGCTCTCCATCGCCACGGTCCTCGCGGCCCGGCGTCAGGGCATCGCCTCGGCGATGCTCACCGAGCTCGTGTCCACCGCGCGTGAGGCGGGCTGCCGGGCCGTCCTGCTCGAGGTCAGGGAGTCCAACCTCGCGGCGCGGTCCCTCTACGCGCGCCACGGCTTTGAGCCGATCGGCACCCGCCGGCGCTACTACCTGGCCCCCCTCGAGGACGCCGTGGTCATGCGCCTGCCCCTCCAGCCCGGTGCACAGCCAGGACCGGTCGGCGCCGAGCACCTCTGA